One Rosa chinensis cultivar Old Blush chromosome 3, RchiOBHm-V2, whole genome shotgun sequence DNA window includes the following coding sequences:
- the LOC112193009 gene encoding fidgetin isoform X3 gives MLCKSIDKMFQNGSDQITPDALKQLVQNTGFGVEEILRKYICYTLNEKPFNPDMVSNLIQLRKASLFDDSQVAKILNEISRRIVRDKGATNKPQELDDVVLRRLVKRVYIPLPDLTARRLLLSHKLKGQAFSLPS, from the exons ATGCTATGCAAATCAATAGACAAAATGTTTCAGAATGGCTCCGACCAAATCACGCCTGATGCCCTGAAACAACTCGTGCAAAAT ACAGGTTTTGGTGTGGAGGAGATTTTGCGCAAGTACATCTGTTATACTTTGAATGAAAAGCCATTCAACCCAGACATGGTTTCCAATTTAATTCAGCTCAGGAAAGCTTCTTTGTTCGATGATTCTCAGGTGGCTAAAATTCTAAatgaaatttcaagaagaaTTGTGCGAGACAAAG GTGCTACTAATAAGCCTCAAGAACTAGATGACGTAGTTCTTAGGAGACTg GTGAAGAGAGTATACATACCTTTACCAGATCTAACTGCTAGGAGACTCCTCCTAAGTCACAAACTCAAAGGCCAAGCATTTTCCTTACCAA GCTAG
- the LOC112193009 gene encoding uncharacterized protein LOC112193009 isoform X1, which yields MLCKSIDKMFQNGSDQITPDALKQLVQNTGFGVEEILRKYICYTLNEKPFNPDMVSNLIQLRKASLFDDSQVAKILNEISRRIVRDKGATNKPQELDDVVLRRLVKRVYIPLPDLTARRLLLSHKLKGQAFSLPRQMGNLIWFTQHKSLLSKEGDSLFPNCSWTRVLVAHSYWCQHQAKQHDKNQACPKDHRQ from the exons ATGCTATGCAAATCAATAGACAAAATGTTTCAGAATGGCTCCGACCAAATCACGCCTGATGCCCTGAAACAACTCGTGCAAAAT ACAGGTTTTGGTGTGGAGGAGATTTTGCGCAAGTACATCTGTTATACTTTGAATGAAAAGCCATTCAACCCAGACATGGTTTCCAATTTAATTCAGCTCAGGAAAGCTTCTTTGTTCGATGATTCTCAGGTGGCTAAAATTCTAAatgaaatttcaagaagaaTTGTGCGAGACAAAG GTGCTACTAATAAGCCTCAAGAACTAGATGACGTAGTTCTTAGGAGACTg GTGAAGAGAGTATACATACCTTTACCAGATCTAACTGCTAGGAGACTCCTCCTAAGTCACAAACTCAAAGGCCAAGCATTTTCCTTACCAA GACAAATGGGAAACTTAATTTGGTTCACACAGCACAAATCTCTTCTTAGCAAAGAAGGGGACAGCCTATTCCCCAATTGCTCTTGGACAAGAGTATTGGTTGCCCATTCTTACTGGTGCCAACACCAGGCTAAGCAACATGACAAAAACCAGGCTTGTCCTAAGGATCACAGACAGTAG
- the LOC112193009 gene encoding uncharacterized protein LOC112193009 isoform X2, with the protein MVSNLIQLRKASLFDDSQVAKILNEISRRIVRDKGATNKPQELDDVVLRRLVKRVYIPLPDLTARRLLLSHKLKGQAFSLPRQMGNLIWFTQHKSLLSKEGDSLFPNCSWTRVLVAHSYWCQHQAKQHDKNQACPKDHRQ; encoded by the exons ATGGTTTCCAATTTAATTCAGCTCAGGAAAGCTTCTTTGTTCGATGATTCTCAGGTGGCTAAAATTCTAAatgaaatttcaagaagaaTTGTGCGAGACAAAG GTGCTACTAATAAGCCTCAAGAACTAGATGACGTAGTTCTTAGGAGACTg GTGAAGAGAGTATACATACCTTTACCAGATCTAACTGCTAGGAGACTCCTCCTAAGTCACAAACTCAAAGGCCAAGCATTTTCCTTACCAA GACAAATGGGAAACTTAATTTGGTTCACACAGCACAAATCTCTTCTTAGCAAAGAAGGGGACAGCCTATTCCCCAATTGCTCTTGGACAAGAGTATTGGTTGCCCATTCTTACTGGTGCCAACACCAGGCTAAGCAACATGACAAAAACCAGGCTTGTCCTAAGGATCACAGACAGTAG